One Methylomonas sp. LL1 DNA window includes the following coding sequences:
- a CDS encoding exo-beta-N-acetylmuramidase NamZ domain-containing protein — protein MRSRVLMMLIPSHYSGLILVLLIAVIGAFWFTGCASVPPRVDASPPLVPELAKPAVSEPLPGETDSPRFARLTEAVQQEIAAGHLAGAVILVGQGNEIVYRKAFGHKVLPPPHAEAMTLDTIFDLASLTKVVATTTAILQLAERGSLALDNPVASYWPEFGRNGKERISLRQLLTHNSGLRAEVNNKISWSGYQGALEAIVADRPLDRPGTGFRYSDANFVALGEIVLRVSGLPLDDYCARNIFAPLGLKDTMFKPQPHLRSRVAPSGQRRAEVQDPTAYRMGGVAGHAGLFSTADDLAVFARMLLGGGMARGQSVLASHSVAALSSAYRIPGSSILRGLGWDIRSPYSTEHNDAFPIGSFGHTGYTGTSIWLAPQSGTFLIILTSRLYPDAKGTVKPLRAKAAAAVAAALSIGPAAEIPSQKSSSGGAANMARVQTGLDVLAASGFAPLAGKNIGIITNHTGLDAAGRTTIELLRLAPGIKLRAIFSPEHGLSGEQDRKIASGRDSASGLPVYSLYGDSKRPTVKMLEGLDALVYDIQDVGTRFYTYITTMAYAMEAAAAAGLDFYVLDRPNPINASMIQGPVMDRSLKSFTGYFPLPVRYGMTVGELAGLFNSENRIGAKLHVVPMQGYRRDTWFDQTGLPWVNPSPNIRSLTQALLYPGVALVESANLSVGRGTDTPFEIVGAPWISGDRLTEYLNRRKIPGLAFEAASFEPSVDRFRLQRCQGVRLRLIDRELFDGPLLGLELASALQRLYSGTFEIDRTLSMFGAREVLDAIKQGKEPQGIRQTWQSGLDQFRILRAKYLLY, from the coding sequence ATGCGAAGTCGGGTTTTGATGATGTTGATTCCTAGCCATTATTCCGGATTGATCCTTGTTCTGCTTATCGCGGTTATCGGTGCCTTTTGGTTCACCGGTTGCGCCAGTGTGCCGCCTAGGGTTGATGCCAGCCCCCCGCTCGTTCCTGAGCTGGCAAAACCGGCCGTATCCGAACCGCTGCCGGGTGAAACAGATAGCCCGCGTTTTGCCCGCCTCACCGAGGCCGTCCAACAGGAAATAGCTGCAGGACACCTGGCCGGAGCGGTTATTCTGGTCGGGCAGGGCAACGAAATTGTCTACCGCAAGGCTTTCGGTCATAAAGTTTTGCCGCCGCCCCATGCCGAGGCGATGACGCTGGACACGATCTTTGATCTGGCTTCTCTGACCAAAGTTGTGGCAACCACCACGGCCATCCTGCAATTGGCCGAACGCGGCTCTTTGGCGTTGGATAATCCCGTAGCAAGCTACTGGCCGGAATTCGGCCGAAACGGCAAGGAGCGCATCAGCCTTCGACAACTGCTGACCCATAATTCCGGTTTACGGGCCGAAGTCAATAACAAGATAAGCTGGTCCGGTTACCAGGGAGCCTTGGAGGCCATCGTGGCCGACCGGCCGCTCGATAGGCCCGGAACCGGTTTCCGTTACAGCGATGCCAACTTTGTCGCACTGGGCGAGATTGTTCTCCGTGTGTCGGGGTTGCCGTTGGACGACTATTGTGCCCGGAATATTTTCGCGCCGCTGGGGTTGAAGGATACGATGTTCAAGCCGCAGCCTCATTTGCGTAGCCGAGTGGCGCCATCCGGACAACGCCGGGCAGAAGTCCAAGATCCCACGGCTTACCGGATGGGAGGCGTGGCGGGACACGCGGGCCTGTTTTCCACGGCCGACGACCTGGCCGTTTTTGCCCGGATGCTGCTCGGCGGCGGAATGGCGCGAGGCCAATCGGTTCTGGCCAGTCACTCGGTAGCCGCCTTGTCTTCGGCTTATCGCATCCCAGGTAGCTCGATCCTGCGCGGCTTGGGCTGGGACATCCGTTCGCCGTACAGCACGGAGCATAACGATGCTTTTCCGATCGGATCGTTCGGGCACACCGGTTATACCGGTACCTCGATCTGGCTGGCTCCCCAGTCCGGTACTTTCCTGATTATCTTGACCAGCCGCCTTTATCCCGACGCAAAGGGTACGGTCAAGCCGTTGCGGGCCAAAGCCGCGGCAGCGGTTGCGGCTGCATTGTCCATCGGGCCGGCCGCGGAAATCCCTAGCCAAAAATCCAGTAGCGGTGGGGCGGCCAATATGGCGCGGGTACAAACCGGACTCGATGTGCTGGCGGCAAGCGGATTTGCCCCGCTGGCCGGCAAGAATATCGGCATCATCACCAATCACACCGGACTCGACGCCGCCGGCCGCACCACGATCGAGTTGCTGCGGCTGGCTCCCGGCATCAAGCTGCGGGCTATTTTCAGTCCCGAGCATGGATTGAGTGGGGAGCAGGACCGGAAGATCGCTTCCGGGCGGGATTCAGCCAGCGGCTTGCCGGTGTATAGCCTTTACGGCGACAGCAAAAGGCCCACGGTCAAAATGCTGGAAGGCTTGGATGCGCTGGTTTACGACATCCAAGACGTGGGCACGCGGTTTTACACCTACATCACCACAATGGCTTACGCAATGGAGGCGGCGGCGGCAGCCGGTCTCGACTTCTACGTGCTGGATCGGCCCAATCCCATCAATGCCTCCATGATTCAGGGGCCGGTGATGGATCGTTCTTTGAAATCCTTCACCGGTTACTTCCCCTTGCCGGTGCGTTACGGCATGACGGTGGGGGAACTGGCCGGGTTGTTCAATAGCGAAAACCGTATCGGCGCCAAGCTGCATGTTGTCCCGATGCAAGGCTATCGGCGGGATACCTGGTTCGACCAAACCGGATTGCCGTGGGTTAACCCTTCGCCCAATATCCGCTCGCTAACCCAGGCGCTCCTTTATCCGGGAGTAGCATTGGTCGAATCCGCCAACCTGAGTGTCGGTCGAGGCACCGACACGCCGTTCGAAATCGTCGGCGCTCCCTGGATTTCTGGCGATAGACTTACCGAATATTTGAACCGGCGGAAAATACCCGGCTTGGCTTTCGAAGCGGCGAGCTTCGAACCCAGCGTGGACCGATTCCGATTGCAACGCTGCCAAGGTGTGCGTCTACGGTTGATCGATAGGGAACTATTTGACGGGCCGCTGCTGGGCCTGGAACTAGCGTCAGCCCTGCAACGGCTGTATTCGGGAACATTCGAGATTGACCGGACGCTGTCGATGTTCGGTGCGCGGGAGGTTTTGGATGCGATCAAGCAGGGCAAGGAGCCGCAAGGTATTCGCCAAACCTGGCAGTCAGGGCTGGACCAGTTTCGGATATTGCGCGCCAAATATCTGCTGTATTAG
- a CDS encoding putative glycoside hydrolase → MKNQGRCLALLIGFLFWATATLAHEGRVTDAATGLPIEAALVSMGDQAVRTDKDGMFRLEGSGETLKLKAAGYARREIAGTELGSPGADIGLTPFTVKGLYLTVYGIASTKLREAALKTIETNHLNALVIDVKGDRGFIPFQVDLPLAEQIGAQDTILVKDMKSLLTSLKEKKLYLIARIVVFKDDRLAKARPDLAVRTKSGGIYTDREHLRWVDPFSREVWDYNIGIAKTVAELGFDEVQFDYVRFPDTRGGAFSKPATEDNRTEAITGFLQAAHQALIPYNVLVAADIFGYVVWNSNDTDIGQKIVPISQAVDVISPMLYPSGYHLGIPKYRNPVKNPYQIVYQSLKQAQERTGVSPLRFRPWLQAFRDYAFRGGDFKEERMRIQIKAAEDFGASGWMFWNPRNVYPEAVFSDIGREQ, encoded by the coding sequence ATGAAGAATCAAGGACGGTGTTTAGCTCTCCTGATCGGGTTTTTGTTTTGGGCCACGGCTACGCTAGCCCATGAAGGCAGGGTAACCGACGCGGCGACCGGCTTGCCGATAGAGGCAGCGCTGGTCAGCATGGGCGATCAGGCGGTGCGCACCGACAAAGACGGCATGTTTCGGTTGGAGGGGAGCGGAGAAACGCTGAAACTCAAGGCCGCCGGCTATGCGCGGCGTGAAATTGCCGGCACGGAGTTGGGCAGCCCCGGCGCGGACATCGGCCTGACGCCGTTCACGGTCAAGGGACTTTATCTTACCGTCTATGGCATCGCCAGTACCAAACTGAGGGAGGCTGCCCTGAAAACCATCGAAACCAATCATCTCAACGCTCTGGTCATCGACGTCAAGGGCGATAGGGGCTTTATCCCCTTCCAGGTCGACTTGCCGCTGGCCGAACAGATCGGAGCGCAAGATACTATTTTGGTGAAGGACATGAAGTCGCTGTTGACTAGTCTCAAGGAAAAGAAGTTATACCTGATCGCTCGCATCGTGGTGTTCAAGGACGACCGACTGGCCAAGGCCAGACCGGACTTGGCGGTTAGAACCAAGTCCGGCGGTATCTACACCGACCGGGAACATCTGCGCTGGGTGGATCCCTTTAGCAGGGAGGTTTGGGACTATAACATCGGCATCGCCAAGACCGTTGCCGAACTGGGCTTCGATGAAGTCCAATTCGACTATGTCCGTTTTCCCGATACGCGGGGCGGGGCGTTTTCCAAACCCGCCACCGAAGACAACCGCACCGAAGCCATCACCGGCTTCCTGCAAGCCGCCCACCAGGCCCTGATTCCCTATAACGTCTTGGTGGCGGCGGACATCTTCGGCTATGTCGTGTGGAACAGCAACGATACCGACATCGGCCAGAAGATCGTTCCGATCAGCCAGGCGGTGGATGTGATTTCCCCGATGCTATATCCCTCCGGCTATCATTTGGGGATTCCCAAGTACCGCAACCCGGTCAAAAATCCGTACCAAATCGTCTACCAATCCCTGAAGCAGGCCCAGGAGCGCACCGGCGTTTCGCCCTTGCGTTTCCGGCCTTGGCTGCAAGCTTTCCGCGATTATGCTTTTCGCGGCGGAGACTTTAAAGAGGAGAGAATGCGGATTCAGATCAAGGCCGCGGAGGATTTTGGCGCCAGCGGCTGGATGTTTTGGAACCCGCGTAATGTTTATCCCGAGGCGGTTTTTTCAGACATCGGCCGCGAGCAATGA
- a CDS encoding polysaccharide deacetylase family protein, with amino-acid sequence MSATIPIIIGVVLFLACLPGPIAQADNWAGVPVLNYHRFGPKVADSMTVTTPVFEAQLKWLADNGYSVIPLKSLVHYLRGDGPPPPAKAVVITADDGHKSVFSEMLPIVRRYKIPVTLFIYPSAISNASYALTWDQLKTMRQTGLFDIQSHTLWSPNFNKDRKRLSSDAYHAFVQEQLEKSKAVLENKLGGTVDLLAWPFGIYDGDLEKAAEKAGYIAAFSIDRRHADVDENIMSQPRYLMVNADGTQGFSAIISGRATSRKR; translated from the coding sequence ATGTCAGCCACGATCCCTATCATCATCGGTGTTGTGCTTTTTCTGGCGTGTCTGCCTGGGCCGATTGCCCAGGCAGATAACTGGGCCGGCGTTCCGGTGTTGAATTACCACCGGTTCGGCCCGAAGGTGGCCGACAGTATGACGGTAACCACGCCGGTATTCGAGGCGCAGTTGAAGTGGCTCGCGGACAACGGTTACAGCGTGATACCCTTGAAGAGCCTGGTGCACTACCTGCGCGGCGACGGCCCGCCTCCGCCCGCTAAAGCCGTGGTGATCACGGCCGACGACGGCCACAAATCGGTCTTTAGCGAGATGCTGCCCATCGTGCGGCGATACAAGATACCGGTCACGCTGTTCATTTATCCTTCGGCCATCTCCAATGCTTCCTACGCGCTGACCTGGGATCAATTGAAAACCATGCGGCAAACCGGCCTGTTCGATATTCAGTCGCACACCCTGTGGAGCCCCAATTTCAATAAAGACCGGAAGAGACTCTCCAGCGATGCCTATCATGCATTTGTGCAAGAACAGTTGGAAAAATCCAAGGCTGTATTGGAGAACAAACTGGGCGGAACGGTGGATCTATTGGCCTGGCCTTTCGGTATTTATGATGGCGATCTGGAAAAGGCGGCCGAAAAAGCCGGCTATATCGCCGCTTTCAGCATCGACCGCCGCCATGCCGATGTCGACGAAAACATCATGTCCCAGCCCCGCTATTTGATGGTGAACGCCGATGGCACCCAGGGCTTTTCCGCAATCATCAGCGGCCGGGCCACATCGCGGAAACGCTAA
- a CDS encoding YdhR family protein, with product MKIFLYAEFQVAIPFDQIDWQPINVEMKKYPGLKSKTWLSGVNNKTVGGFYEFDSIENAQNYIDGLLIPFTKQVNGNLSVKLFDGDITQAANIGMHSPFYPAE from the coding sequence ATGAAAATATTTTTGTATGCGGAATTTCAAGTCGCTATTCCTTTCGATCAAATCGATTGGCAGCCTATCAATGTCGAGATGAAAAAGTATCCGGGTTTGAAATCGAAAACCTGGTTAAGCGGCGTCAACAATAAAACCGTGGGTGGTTTTTACGAATTCGATTCGATCGAGAACGCGCAAAATTATATCGACGGCTTGCTGATTCCTTTTACCAAACAGGTCAACGGCAATCTGTCGGTCAAGCTGTTCGACGGCGACATCACCCAAGCTGCCAATATCGGTATGCATTCTCCATTTTACCCTGCGGAATAA
- a CDS encoding SDR family NAD(P)-dependent oxidoreductase — protein sequence MTTNRMALVLGVGPIQGLGAALARRFAAEGLQVVIAGRSSAKLALVADAIADAGGMAIPVVADATSESDVKLLFETATADGQVLEIAAYNVDSNLSAPLLETDVEMFTALWRQNSLGAFLFGREAIKHMLPQQQGSLFFTGATASLRAKPPFTSFSAAKAGVRALAQGMAREFGPQGIHVVHAVIDGVIDGERAHRQFSRFVAAKGADGLLQPDAIAETYWQLHRQHPSAWTHELDLRPFKEPF from the coding sequence ATGACGACGAACAGAATGGCGCTGGTATTGGGGGTTGGTCCGATACAGGGCTTGGGCGCGGCGTTGGCCCGGCGTTTTGCGGCGGAAGGCTTGCAAGTGGTAATCGCCGGGCGCAGTTCGGCGAAACTGGCCTTGGTAGCGGACGCCATCGCCGACGCCGGTGGCATGGCAATCCCGGTGGTCGCTGATGCGACCAGCGAAAGCGACGTAAAACTCTTGTTCGAGACAGCCACCGCCGACGGCCAGGTTTTGGAAATTGCTGCCTACAATGTCGACAGTAATTTGTCCGCGCCGCTGCTGGAAACCGACGTGGAGATGTTCACCGCTTTGTGGCGGCAAAACAGTCTCGGCGCTTTTCTGTTCGGCCGCGAGGCCATCAAGCACATGTTGCCGCAACAACAGGGCAGCTTGTTTTTTACCGGCGCCACCGCGTCGTTGCGAGCCAAACCGCCATTTACCTCGTTTTCGGCTGCCAAGGCCGGGGTGCGGGCATTGGCGCAAGGCATGGCACGGGAGTTTGGGCCGCAAGGCATCCATGTGGTGCATGCGGTCATTGATGGGGTGATTGACGGCGAACGCGCGCACCGGCAGTTTTCCCGGTTCGTTGCCGCCAAGGGAGCGGATGGTTTGTTACAACCCGATGCGATCGCCGAAACCTATTGGCAGTTGCATCGGCAACATCCCAGCGCCTGGACCCATGAACTGGATTTAAGACCCTTCAAAGAGCCATTTTGA
- a CDS encoding beta-class carbonic anhydrase, with product MSTILNEVLHANQGYSTGFDKGDLPMPPGRRFAILTCMDARLDPAKYAGLSEGDAHVIRNAGGRASDDAIRSLVISYKLLGTREWFVIHHTDCGMETFNNEIMSDLLSKSLKTASVDATGWHDSCEGPGCSEGKYINWLTIKDQAESVLEDVLRIKSHPLVPADIPVYGFIYDVKSGRLLEVSAATEAGRAS from the coding sequence ATGAGCACAATACTGAATGAAGTTTTACACGCTAACCAGGGCTACAGCACCGGTTTCGACAAAGGCGATTTGCCGATGCCGCCGGGCCGCCGTTTTGCGATTCTGACATGCATGGATGCGCGGCTGGACCCGGCCAAATATGCCGGCCTGTCGGAAGGCGATGCTCATGTGATTCGCAATGCCGGTGGTCGAGCCAGCGACGATGCCATTCGTTCACTGGTGATTTCCTACAAACTGCTGGGCACCCGTGAATGGTTCGTGATCCATCACACCGATTGCGGCATGGAAACCTTCAACAATGAGATCATGAGTGACTTGTTGAGCAAGAGCCTGAAAACCGCCAGCGTCGATGCGACTGGCTGGCACGATAGCTGTGAAGGTCCAGGCTGCTCCGAAGGCAAGTACATCAACTGGCTGACCATCAAAGACCAGGCGGAGAGTGTTTTGGAAGATGTGCTACGGATCAAATCTCATCCATTGGTACCGGCGGATATTCCGGTATACGGCTTTATTTACGACGTTAAATCCGGACGCTTGCTTGAAGTATCCGCCGCCACCGAGGCCGGACGGGCAAGCTGA
- a CDS encoding DUF938 domain-containing protein produces MSDNKPPLNPHPLSEYVAWAGNRNREPILGVLKEKLPKDKGRVLEMASGSGMHINFFAPHFDHLHFHPTDKDQEVFDNIKQLTADHGNDNIADPVHLDLTDPDTWFNPGDKGSFDAIFCINIFQVAPISIADGMMECASHLLGDDGILLIYGPFKVEGGFTTESNEEFHKTLASHQVPEWGLKDVADLKQAAANHGMVLKEIIDMPANNFSLVFGRG; encoded by the coding sequence ATGAGTGACAACAAACCGCCATTGAACCCGCACCCGCTGAGCGAATACGTGGCCTGGGCCGGCAATCGCAACCGCGAACCGATCTTGGGCGTGTTAAAAGAGAAGTTACCCAAAGACAAGGGTCGGGTATTGGAAATGGCCAGCGGCAGCGGCATGCATATCAACTTTTTCGCGCCGCATTTCGATCACTTACACTTTCATCCGACCGACAAGGATCAGGAAGTGTTCGATAACATCAAACAATTGACCGCCGATCACGGTAACGACAACATCGCCGATCCGGTACATCTGGATTTGACCGATCCCGATACCTGGTTCAACCCCGGCGATAAAGGCAGTTTCGACGCCATCTTCTGTATCAATATTTTTCAAGTCGCGCCGATCTCAATTGCCGACGGTATGATGGAATGCGCTTCGCACTTGCTCGGCGACGACGGTATTTTGCTGATCTACGGCCCGTTCAAAGTCGAAGGCGGTTTCACCACCGAATCCAACGAGGAATTTCATAAAACCCTGGCCTCGCACCAAGTCCCCGAGTGGGGTTTAAAAGACGTCGCCGATCTGAAACAAGCCGCCGCCAACCATGGCATGGTGTTAAAAGAAATCATCGATATGCCGGCCAATAACTTTTCCTTGGTTTTCGGCCGAGGCTAA
- a CDS encoding sigma 54-interacting transcriptional regulator, with protein sequence MNTHDFSRISPVFFLQTFILELMHACEQEGGDYCESLIERIAKSAGLYFEQTYRDEYQRLGELDQEDYIDLILALKNHIGGNFSLASVEAGTITVVNNRCPFGDGVTNFPELCRMTSSVFGGIAARNFGYAKVEIRQSIARQNGSCEVCIHTQRDSAIDKPGLEYRRADQPEDKLEMAALHSRIEERMRNVWWSKPRQHAAKPAPAIIAKSPAMQKVLQQVEIIAPTLATVLINGETGVGKELIARAIHAMSERGHKPFVAINCGAIPESLIESALFGHEKGAFTGAIEVHQGFFERAEGGTLFLDEVDALSPAAQTRLLRVIQEGEMERVGGKHTLSVDVRIVSASNRSLEQHVEQGLFRQDLFYRLNVVRLWIPPLAQRPEDLPHLVQLILKRLNDKYGKNVQSVSREVMGQIRAYSWPGNVRELENSLERCVLFCKGNELTGLELDQKPVTTTGNDWHAHKQRILAEAEQVFLKQAMQTYRGDVKQVAAVMELTPRAVYGKLKKYGLSSGQFK encoded by the coding sequence ATGAACACACATGATTTTTCCCGGATTTCTCCGGTGTTTTTCCTGCAAACCTTCATCCTGGAACTGATGCATGCCTGCGAGCAGGAAGGCGGCGATTATTGCGAATCGTTGATCGAACGCATCGCCAAGAGCGCCGGCCTGTATTTCGAACAGACTTATCGCGACGAATATCAACGGCTGGGCGAATTGGACCAGGAGGATTACATTGATTTGATACTGGCGTTAAAAAACCACATCGGCGGTAATTTTTCATTGGCCTCGGTCGAGGCCGGCACCATTACCGTGGTTAACAACCGCTGCCCTTTCGGCGACGGCGTGACTAATTTCCCCGAATTGTGCCGGATGACCTCCAGCGTGTTCGGCGGCATCGCCGCGCGCAATTTCGGTTACGCAAAAGTCGAAATCCGTCAGAGTATCGCCAGGCAAAACGGTAGTTGTGAAGTTTGCATTCACACCCAGCGCGATAGCGCCATCGACAAGCCGGGTCTGGAGTATCGCCGCGCGGATCAGCCGGAAGACAAACTGGAAATGGCCGCGCTACATTCGCGCATCGAAGAGCGGATGCGCAACGTCTGGTGGAGCAAACCCAGGCAGCATGCCGCCAAACCGGCACCGGCAATCATCGCCAAATCGCCGGCCATGCAAAAAGTCCTGCAGCAAGTCGAAATCATTGCCCCGACGTTGGCAACGGTGCTGATCAATGGCGAAACCGGGGTCGGCAAGGAATTGATCGCGCGGGCCATACACGCGATGAGCGAACGCGGTCATAAACCATTCGTGGCGATCAATTGCGGGGCAATCCCGGAAAGCCTGATCGAAAGCGCACTGTTCGGCCACGAAAAAGGCGCGTTCACCGGCGCCATTGAAGTACACCAAGGCTTTTTCGAGCGCGCCGAGGGCGGCACCTTGTTTTTGGACGAAGTGGACGCCTTGTCACCCGCCGCGCAGACGCGCTTGCTGAGGGTGATCCAGGAAGGCGAGATGGAACGGGTCGGCGGCAAGCACACCTTGAGCGTCGATGTCCGCATTGTTTCGGCCAGCAATCGCTCCCTGGAACAACATGTCGAGCAAGGCTTATTCCGCCAGGACTTGTTTTATCGCTTGAATGTAGTGCGACTGTGGATACCGCCCTTGGCCCAGCGCCCGGAAGACTTGCCGCATCTGGTACAGCTGATTCTAAAGCGGCTGAACGACAAATACGGCAAGAATGTGCAATCGGTCAGCCGCGAAGTGATGGGGCAAATCCGCGCCTATAGCTGGCCCGGCAATGTACGCGAATTGGAGAATAGCTTGGAACGCTGTGTGTTGTTCTGCAAGGGCAACGAACTGACCGGGCTGGAATTGGATCAAAAGCCGGTAACCACGACCGGCAACGACTGGCATGCGCACAAACAACGGATTCTGGCCGAAGCGGAACAAGTCTTTTTAAAGCAAGCAATGCAAACCTATCGCGGCGACGTCAAACAGGTGGCCGCCGTTATGGAGCTAACGCCCAGAGCGGTCTACGGCAAGCTGAAAAAATACGGTTTAAGCTCCGGCCAGTTCAAATAG
- a CDS encoding inner membrane CreD family protein — protein sequence MNLPISSKRILIVEDEPAIADTLIYVLANSGFSAGALLAGLFASLYVLLESEDNALVLGSLLMFVLLGIAMLTTRKLDWYGLGQTAGAGENSRPAAL from the coding sequence GTGAATTTGCCCATTTCATCCAAGCGCATCCTGATCGTCGAGGACGAACCAGCCATTGCCGATACGCTGATCTATGTGTTGGCAAATAGCGGCTTCAGCGCCGGCGCCTTGCTGGCCGGATTGTTCGCCAGTCTTTATGTGTTGTTGGAATCGGAAGACAACGCGCTGGTGTTGGGTTCGCTGCTGATGTTTGTGTTGTTGGGCATTGCGATGCTGACCACTCGCAAGTTGGATTGGTACGGCCTTGGACAGACGGCCGGTGCCGGAGAAAACAGTAGGCCGGCCGCGCTGTAA
- a CDS encoding methyl-accepting chemotaxis protein, giving the protein MNLSIRWKLQFSFFAVTMITTIYNRLLASFELIKMVEIAESGHASPEVITQLRANHSAYIFNSFWESGLEFVFQFFLIAFIANMFARPIIHLCYSLESVEKGDLTKHIANTSQDEVGVLQKIFNNVLNKLNNIMREIDASGKSMGQSAFQVAKISNEIADVSKREENRSAEVASAMQSLFQISSDVQRLGIEASNKARQVDRLAQDGIEYVHMNIGAMQETVQEVNRASHEIQELENSAKHIHLIIDTITDIASQTNLLALNAAIEAARAGEQGRGFAVVADEVRKLATRTSGSADEVNQIIRHLSDEVQRVTDTMSVIVGKVDANQKAAEKTTEAIEQISGNVLQTAQANQSIADASNQQLDQFRQLQATMEGLFATLKENAAKVEGTAVIGEDLRRLAAGLNSLMAGFTFIPGVTIDPAQDEKREYPRANNGLLVKIIQGGQQVEAVTRDFSLIGLSIWLTRSLNSNQAVDIDLFPTHRDMDQYINQSPVRIKARIVWLRQEGNRYLCGVEFLDKNASARQRIQDCFDFFNKNSEFLR; this is encoded by the coding sequence ATGAATTTAAGCATTCGCTGGAAACTTCAGTTCAGTTTTTTTGCCGTGACCATGATTACAACGATCTACAACCGGTTGCTGGCATCTTTCGAACTGATAAAGATGGTTGAAATCGCCGAGTCGGGTCACGCCTCGCCTGAAGTCATCACCCAACTGCGAGCCAATCACAGTGCTTACATCTTCAATTCCTTTTGGGAATCCGGGCTGGAATTCGTATTCCAGTTTTTTCTAATTGCGTTCATCGCCAATATGTTTGCCCGCCCCATCATCCATCTGTGCTATTCGCTGGAATCGGTGGAAAAGGGAGACCTGACCAAGCACATTGCCAACACGTCCCAGGATGAAGTCGGCGTATTACAGAAAATATTCAACAATGTGCTCAACAAGCTGAATAACATCATGCGGGAAATCGATGCGAGCGGCAAGAGTATGGGACAGTCGGCCTTCCAGGTTGCTAAAATTTCCAATGAAATCGCCGACGTCAGCAAACGCGAGGAAAACCGTTCCGCGGAAGTGGCTTCCGCCATGCAGAGCCTGTTTCAGATATCCTCCGACGTACAAAGGCTAGGCATCGAAGCCTCGAACAAGGCTCGGCAGGTCGACAGATTAGCCCAGGACGGGATCGAATATGTGCATATGAATATCGGCGCCATGCAGGAGACCGTTCAGGAAGTGAATCGGGCATCCCATGAAATCCAGGAACTGGAAAATTCGGCCAAGCACATACACCTGATCATCGACACCATCACCGACATTGCTTCTCAAACCAACCTGCTTGCCCTGAATGCGGCGATCGAAGCCGCCCGCGCCGGCGAACAAGGCCGAGGTTTCGCGGTCGTGGCGGATGAAGTCAGGAAACTCGCCACCCGCACATCCGGTTCGGCCGATGAGGTCAACCAAATTATTCGACATCTTTCCGACGAGGTTCAGCGAGTGACGGACACGATGAGCGTCATTGTAGGAAAGGTGGACGCCAATCAGAAAGCGGCCGAAAAAACCACCGAGGCGATTGAGCAAATCTCGGGGAACGTGCTGCAAACCGCCCAGGCAAACCAATCCATCGCCGATGCCAGCAATCAGCAATTGGATCAGTTTCGGCAACTGCAAGCCACCATGGAAGGCTTGTTTGCCACGTTAAAGGAAAATGCGGCAAAAGTGGAAGGAACGGCCGTGATTGGCGAGGATCTGCGCCGGTTGGCCGCAGGGCTAAATAGTTTGATGGCCGGCTTTACATTTATTCCCGGCGTGACGATCGATCCCGCGCAGGACGAAAAACGCGAATATCCAAGGGCAAACAACGGCCTGTTGGTTAAAATCATCCAAGGCGGTCAGCAGGTTGAAGCCGTCACCCGCGACTTTTCGCTGATTGGTCTCAGCATCTGGTTGACGAGGTCCTTGAACTCGAATCAAGCTGTCGATATCGATCTTTTCCCAACTCATCGAGACATGGATCAATATATCAACCAAAGCCCGGTGCGTATCAAGGCTCGTATCGTCTGGCTACGCCAGGAGGGCAATCGCTACCTCTGCGGAGTGGAGTTTCTCGACAAAAACGCTTCAGCTCGGCAAAGAATTCAAGATTGCTTCGATTTTTTCAACAAAAACTCGGAATTTCTGCGCTAA